The sequence below is a genomic window from Ensifer adhaerens.
CGTTCGATGTCGAGATCGGAGCGAACGGCGAGCGCCACGCGGCGCCGACCCTGCGCGTCATCGAACTTGCGCAGCTCGACGATCGAGCCTGGCGCGCTGTCGCCAGCGGCATCGAGGTCGGGAAGTTTGATGTGGTGGGTGCGCCCGTCCGTGCCGTCGACCACGGCATAGGCCGTGCCCTTCAGCTCATCATCGAGACCACGATCAACGAGCCGACCAACGATAGGATCGTTGAGGTTCTCGCCGGCGAGCACATAGCTCGCGGCGCCACGCTCGATGCCGCGTTCGGTCAGGCCGCGGTGAATGCGCTTGATGATGTCGCCGCGCTCGCCCAGCGCGCGCAGCGTTGCCTCCGCATTGTCCGAGACAACCCACTGACCGGGACCGATCTGATCCGCGAGGCCGAGCGTCTCCAGCTTGCGCAGCCGGCCGATTTTCATCGCGTGGAATTCGTCGGGCTGGCGGTCCGGATGCGGGGCGAGGTCGACGACGCCGGTACGATAGCTGTCGCGGGCGAGCTGGCGATCGAGATTGGTCCAGCGCTCCGCTTCGATCTGCCGTTCGAGATTGCGGCGGATCTCGTGATCGGTGCGCGGTCCCAGCTCCTGGGTGACGAGATCCTGCGCGCGGGCGCGCATGCCTTCCTTGATGTAGTCGCGAGAGATGACGAGGTCCTGGCCATCGTCGGTGCGACCGCGCAGGATGATATGGACGTGGGGATTGTCGGTGTTCCAGTGATCGACGCCGACCCAGTTGAGCTTGGTCCCCAGGTCCTTCTCCATCTGCCCCATCAGGTCGCGGGCATAGGTCTTGAGGTCGGACATCTCGGTCGCGTCCTCGGGCGACACGATGAAGCGGAAGTGATGCCGGTCGTCCTGGGTGCGCTCGGCAAAGGCCTTGGGATGGACGTCCTCGGTCTCCGGCCCGAAGAGCTTGGCCTTCTCGCCATCCCGGGTGACGCCCTCGCGACGGAGATAGCTGAGGTGGGCGGAAAGCGGCGCGGCCCGCGCCGTGTGGCGGACGACGCGCGTCTTGATCACTGTGTTGCGTGATCGGCTGGTCAGAAGCCGGTTGGCCTGCACCGTCGCGCGCTGGCCGCGCCCGAACCGCGAGCGGTTGCCCGAGCCAATCTGGCCGGAGCGCGAGACGCGTCCGCCGGCGCGCTGGGCGGCCGCCAGCGCTTGAGCGATAAAGGGCCGCGCAGCTTGAGCCCGGGTCGAGCGGATGCGGCCCGGCCGGATGCGGAAATCGTCCTCTCCGCTCATGGCCGAGGCCCCGCACATCGCGCGAAGCCGAGGAAATTCACCAATAAATCGCGAGAGCGCAGGCTGCGCCGATCAGGCGCACCTCGCGCAAATTCTCTGTAAGTCCCTGAAAACACACAACCGCACCCAGCCGCACCTCGCGCGCTTTTATCTCGCCATCGTGCGGTTGTGCTGACTGCTCCTCCTCTGCGGACCGCCATTTGCCCGCCAGACCACGCCACACTGCGAACGGGTGCGAACGCGGTCATCGCGGACCACCAGGCACATTGCGGGCGACGAAAAGGCCATCGGTGTGCGAAGCCGCCGGGCCTTGATCGCGCGGCGGGGCGGTCGCCGTGACGTCACTGGGCGCGCCTTCGGACTGCACCGGCGCGGCAGGCCCGCTGCCAGCCGGCTGAACGACGAAGAGCGGCGCCCGCGTCCAGGCGAGCGGATCGGCGACCGCGACCACGACGGGGCCGGCGAGTTCTCCGCCGCCGACAGTGGGGGCGAGCGTCGCGACATAGGCGCGCGTTTCAGACGGCAAAGGCCGACCGGCGAGATATTCTTCGTAACGGCCGGGACCGGCGTTGTAGGCGGCCAGGAAGCCGGGCGATCCGTAGCGATTGTGCATGTCGCGCAGATACGCAGCGCCCGCCAGAATGTTGTCGCGAGGGTCGTAGGGATTGCCGCCGAGCCGATGGCGGACGCGCAGTTCGGCCCATGTGGCGGGCATGATCTGCATGAGGCCCATCGCCCCGGCCGATGAGATGGCGCGCACGTCGCCAGCGCTTTCGACGCGCATGACGGCGCGAATCCACGCTTCGGGGACGCCGAACCTCTGCGCCGCCTCGGCGATGAAAGCGCCATAAGGATCACTGCGCGACGGCCGCTCGGCGGGCGCCTGCTGTGCGGCGGCTGGGCTTGCCCCGGGCGCGGCGAGGATCAGGCCGGAAAGGAGAAGGAGGGCTGCGCGTCGGAGGGTGATCCTCCCTCCGACGGCAGGCTGATGGGGCGCGGCGGGCATCGTTCAGTCCCGCTCGCCGCGCTTCGGCGGGCGATTCCAGTGCAGGCCCCAGGCGGATTTGTCGTCGGCGGATTGGAACAGGTTAGCGCGGATCGGATGTTCGAAGGTCGGATCGTCGAGCTGCAGCGAGACATATTCGCCGGCCTTTTCGCCGGTGCGCTTCCAGCCCGCGCCGATCTCCGCGCCGGTCTCGTTGCTCATGGTGTCGAGCACATGGACGCGGTAGTCCGGCGCGTTCTCGGCTTCGGACGGCTCGGCCGCGACGATGATGATGTCCTGATGCAAGGACAGCGTCGTCAGGTGGCCAATGAAGCCATCATTTTCGCGCATGAATTGACCGATCACGGGCATGGGTCGTCTCCTTCAGATTGCGGTGGACAGGGTCATGGGCGCGCCGTCACCGCGTCGGCGCGCGCCAGACGAAGCGGCCATCGCCGTCCTCGTCGGTGTAGAGAGGGGTGGCCCGGCCGATCACGGCGGTGGCTGGAAGCGGCCCGAAGTAGCGACCGTCGAGGCTGTCGCGGACTTGCCAGTTCATCAGGAACAGCTCGCCATCCGCGACCAATCGGCAGCCCTGCCAGATCGGGAGAGGACGGCCGCGACGATCGCGGTCGAGGGCATCGCCCATCGGCAATCCGTCGACGGTGATGGCGAGCCCGGTCCGGCAGACCCGCTGTCCCGGGAGCGCGGCGACGCGCTTCAGAAGCGGCACGCCATGCGGCAGGTAGCCGCCATCGGACAGGAAGGTGGCGAGTGGTTCAGGAGCATCCACCGCGACCAGGTCGGTCACGGCGACCGGGCCGGGTTCGTCGATCGTATAGAAGCCGACCGGCGTGCTGGCGGAGGCGTTCCAGATCAGGCGCGGCGCGAAGGAAGCGATTGAGGCGACTCCGAGAAGCGACACGGCCACGGTCGTGACGATGGCGTAGGAGAGCCGGGTCATGCGCCGATCTCCCGGCGCAGGAGAAAGGCGCGGTGCTGGCGCGCATCATAGGCGCGCGGCGTTTCGCCGACGATCATCCGGTTGTGGACGTGGCGCCAATGGTCGGGCGAAACTTCGATCGGGTCGATGCCGCGCGCCTCGATGGCGTTGAGGAGCTGGAGTACGCGCTCCACCTTCGGCCAGCCATCGACATGCAGCAGAATCTCTGCGCCTGGCGTGACCGTCGGAACGGTCTGGCACGCTGCGTCGCGCTCCACCGTGCGCAGGATGTCGAGGCGCGAGAGAACGGTTCCGTGCTCGTTCGCCGCCCAGCGCACCAGCGCAAGGACGCTGCCGGGAGGGAAGAAGAGGATGCGACGGCGGCGGTCGAGGATCTGCTCGCGCCGCTCGCGGCCGAAGCGGACCCAGTGCTCCGTCTGCTTCTCGATCCAGACGAGTTCGACCTGGGTGAACGCTTCGGGCGGCGGCTCGGCGGCAGCACGGCCGACGCGTTCTGGCGCGGCGACAAGGCCGGTCATTGTCCTTCTCCTGACGGGGGTGGGAATTCGCGCTCGAACAGCGCGCGCAGCATGTCGGCGACGGTCTGGCCGCGCTGGAAGGCGGCGATCTTGATCCGTCCGCGCATGTCGGCGGTGACGTCGATCGTCAGCCGGGCCGAGAAGTCCTCGGCGGGCTGACCGCGAGGTGCGTGGCGTTCGGGTGCCTTGATCCAGCTTTCGGGATCAGCGGGACGCGCCGCAAAGCTGCGCTTTGGGAACCGCTCGCTCATGCGCCGATCCTCGCGACTTCCGCCGCGAGCGCGGCGATCTCGCGCGCGCCGGGGCAATCCTCGTCCTGCTCGGCGGCGAGCCGGCCGGTCTGCACGACATCGGCGAAGACGATGCGCTGGCCGATGGTGGTCGAGAGCAAGGGCGGGTCGTGATCCGCCAGCGTATCGGCGGTCTCGCGGGCCAGAACCGTGCGGGCCGCACAGCGGTTCAGCACGAAGCGCGCGGCGAGCTGCGGGCGATAGATGCGCGCCTCGCCGAGCAGCGTGAGCATCTCGGCCGACGCCCAGCCATCGAGCGGCGACGGCTGCACCGGGATCAGCACAAGATCGGCGGCGAGCAGTGCCGAGCGCATCAAGCCGGCGACACGCGGCGGTCCATCGATGACGACGTGGTCGACGTCGCGGGCCAGCTCCGGCGCTTCGCGGTGGAGCGTATCGCGCGCCAGGCCGACAACACCGAACAGCCGCTCCAGCCCCTCCCGGCTGCGTTGCTGCGACCAGTCGAGCGCCGAGCCCTGCGGATCGGCGTCGATCAGCGTGACGCGCTGTCCACGGCGAGTCCATTCACCTGCCAAGTGCAGGGCGAGCGTCGTCTTGCCGACGCCGCCCTTCTGGTTGAGCAGCGCGACAATCATGACGGTCTCCCGAGAAACGGGGACTCGTCCACAGCGGCCGAAAAACGCGGTCGCGTTAGAAAGATTCCGTAGGAATCTAGGTTAGATAAGTTAGAGGGCTCGCAAGTCGCTGATTCAGCGCGAGGAATCGACGATTCCGGTCCCCGATAGCACGAGAGTCCGGTCCCTGATGGCACGATAGTGCCGGTCCCTGATAGCACGAGACTATTCACAGCTTATCCCCAGGGCGCTTGGTCGAGCGACGGCGCTGGCGCGGGATGCCGAGCGCGTGCGGATCGATGGGTTTGAAGGAAAGGATTTCCGGTCCGCCGAGGCACTGCTCAATGGTCAGGCGATAGCCCGGCAGCGGCTGGCGGCGCACGATGTCGCGCAGGTCGTAGGCGAAATGCTTGAGCGGCGAGAGGCTGCCGGACTTGGCGTGGAGATGCGGGAAATCGAATCTCCAGCCGAATTCCTGCTTGCCGCCGTGCTTGCGCACGAGGCGGTACAGCCAGCGCTCCAGGCCGCCGGTCAGGCCGAAATAATTGCGGTCGATCGTCAGCACGAGCGCATCGTCGAGGACGGCGGCGTAGAACCAGTCCGGCACGATCAGCTCGAGGCCGAGCGGCCGGCCTTTGCCGTCGGCGCGCTCCTTCCACTCGTTGATCCAAGAGAAGCGATGCAGCCGCCGCTCTGTCGGCTGACGGATCGATGTCGCCACCGTCGTCGACTGGAGCCGGTCAAGCGCGGCTTTCAACCGGTCGTAATCACGGAGGGAAACGCCGCGGCCGATGAACTGAAGGATCTCGTAGGGCGTGGTCGCCATCAGACGCGATGGGCGCAATCCGTGGTCACGTGCCTCGACGATTTGGGACGCAGCCCAGATCAGCACGTCGGCATCCCAGATGGTGGCCATGCCGTGCTCGGGGACCGCTTCGACACGGATGACGACGGAGCCGGTCTTGAAGTCGATGGGCGCCACCCGCTTGGACTTGCCGAGCGCGAAAAACGGGTACGCCATCAGGTCCTGCGCATCGCGCGGCGCGAGATCGCCGGGCAGCGCTCGAAAGAGATCGAGCTGCTCGCGTTCGCTGCTGTGATGGCGCGCCGACATGCCGGGACTCAGCGCGGGAAACGGCCGCCGACGCTGGCGGACGCGGACGGCTGGCGCTTCGCGGGCAGCACGGTGCCGCCGCGCGGATCGGAGGTCGAGGTGACGAGACCGCGATCGGCCCAGGCCTGGAGGTCGTCGACGGAGTAAACGACGCGGCCGCCGAGCTTGCGGTAGGTCGGGCCAGTCCCGTAGGTCCGGTGCTTTTCGAGCGTGCGCTCGGACAGGCCGAGGAGGCGGGCCGCCTCCTGCGTTCTCAGGTATCGTGGCGGTAAATTGGCGGCTCTTTCGGCCATGATCGCACCTCCGTGGTCTCGCGGGCGGCCGCTTCGAGTAAGCGGCGGGTTGCGAGCACGGTGGCGCGAAGACGGCGCCCGGGACGATGTCGAAGTAAGATGCTAAAATCGACACGCGAGCGGGTATCAGCGATCCCGGCGTGGGCGACGCAGCAATGTTCGATAGCCGCCGCGAACGAGCTTCATGCCGTCGCGGGCGAGACGGATGGTGATCTCCCGGATCGGGTCGCCGACCCAGGATGCTGCATCAATCTGGTGCTGGGGGAAGAGATGCTCGGCTACGGTGCGGTAGATGGCGCCGCTCGCGCGCGCGTCGATGGCGCGCAGCATCTGGCGGGCGCGCTGACGTCTTTGTGGCGTCAGGCGTGGATCGGGCGGCACGCGCTTGCCGAACATCGCGTGCCAGAGGCGTTCGACCGCGGTCAGTCGGTCGGGCGTCAGTTCATCGAATAAGATGAACGCGCCAAGGGGGCGGGCATCATCGACGTTGAACAGGGCCACGTCGTGGGGTTCGCCGTGCAGTACGAGCCGGATCAGGCCAGGATCATGCTGGATGATGGCGTGGGCGTGCAGATCCTCAACGCGGAGGTGGAGATGTCCCGCCGGGTTCGGTCCGATGCTGAACGGAAGTGTCGCGGGATCGGTTTGCGGGATCCAGAAGATTGGCTGGATGAGCGCGGAGTTGCGAGGGTCGGCGACGAAATCGCAAGCCCCATTGCTCGGCGAACTCGCCCGCGACATCCTCGGTCAACCGCCCGACGGCTACCAGTTCCTGATAGGATTTTCTGTATTCAGGGTTGCGACGCAGGAACTCCCAGGCGAGATCGCCGGGGGTCAACTTGTCGATATAGTCATAGGCGGCTTCAGACCGCCAACTTTCATCCTCGGACATTCTCCACTGCCTCCGCGTAAGGTTGTGTAACGCGAGTTTTGCAGTGGATACGATTCCGGGCTGAACGGAGCGCGGGAAGAACGAAGTGGCCGCAACGTGATGCGGTTTACGCATCACCTCAGTGCAGGCGGCCCTGAAGCAACTCGCAAAAACCGCTCTTCGTCATCCATTTCGCGCGGTCGAGATGAGTGGTGTAGATACGCTGAGCGCGTTCCGGTTCGGCCTTGGCATCGAGGCCGAAGAGGACTTCGACGACTTCGCGCCAGTCGGCTTTTTCAGCGTCGGCATCCAGCAACCGGACGTACAGCTTCAGATGCGCCTCGTCATAGGCGGTCAATGCCGCCCCAGCCGGCGGCTGATCGAGAAAAACGTCTTTGGTCACAATATCCCCCGATCGCGAGATGCATCCAAACTGGAGGATATTGTTAACCGTGATTTGATCGGATTGATGACGCATGACCTTGACGCGAGACGAATTGGCAACGCCGCGATCTGTCGAACGTCAGGTTTCCTTCTTCGCATCAACGAGCAGCACTCCCTTGCCCTGATCGGAGTTCAGGAAGACGATGCCGGCGCGTTCGAAAGCCCGTCTCACCTCATCGCGCGTGCTCTCAAAAACCTCGAGGCCACTGGTGGATTCGAGGCGTTTGAGCGCGGTCAATGAGACCCGGGCCTTGTCAGCGAGCGTCTCCTGTGTCCAACCCAGCAACGCGCGTGCGGCCCGAAACTGTCGGGCGGTGATCATGCATGATCACCTCCCACACGGACCTACGCGTACGCCAAGACTACGACTATAATAGTCGTTCTCGTCGCCGTGTTCTAGCCGGAAGTGCTTATTTGCCCTCTGTCAGGCCGCCGACAGCGCAACTGATTCGGTCGCAGCAAAGCCGAGGCCCCGGCTTTCCGGCCGGGGCCTCGCGCGGGGCCTCAGTCGCCGCGGCGCCCATTGGGACGGGACCAGATGAGCGAGAGGGTCTCCCCTTCCTCGTCGTCGAAGAGGTTGGCGTAGATCGGGGCGTTGAAGCTGGGATCATCGAGCTTCAGGCCCAGATAGGCGCGGCCCTCGTTGGAGGTCTTAGACCAGGCGGCGCCGATCTCGGCGCGGCCGACGAACACGCGGTGGCTGGGGGCGTTCTCGCCGGTGGCGCGGGCCTCGGGGACGATGCGGACATTCTTGGTCTGGACGCTGAGGGTGACGATTTCGCCGGTGAACTCGTTGTTGCCGGTCTTCTTGAAGGTGCCGATGGTCGCCATGGTAGTTCTCCTTGAACTCTGTTGCGAGCCCGCACCATTGCGGCCTCGATGGCGATCGAGAGGCCGGAGGCGATTGACGGCGCACCCCGCAGGGGCCTGACAGCAAAGGAGAGGCTTTCTTGCCCCGCGAGGAATGACGGCGCAGCCGGCAGGGGAAGAAAGTTTCGACGCCGCTGTTGCGGCATAGGCGATCGAGGCGCAGCCGACCTTCGGCCAGATCAGCCCATTGAAGAGGCCGTTTTGGAGCGGTCGATATGACAGAGACGCATCACAGGAGAACGTGGCGACCATACCGACCGATGGACCCGTAGCGACGTCTGACACCGCGGGTCAAACCAGCTCCGCCAGACGCTACGTACCGCCGATTCCTGCCCGTCGCCCACGAGATCGCCCCCTCCCGGCACTCGCACCGTCTGCGCGCTGTCACGGCATTGCCACCGGCGCCGTCACCGATGGCATGGCGCGTCAGCTGGGTTAACCGTCGATCCGGTCAGCGCGATTGCAAGCGAGCCTGGCGACGAGGAAGGCGCGACCGCTAA
It includes:
- a CDS encoding conjugative transfer signal peptidase TraF — encoded protein: MTRLSYAIVTTVAVSLLGVASIASFAPRLIWNASASTPVGFYTIDEPGPVAVTDLVAVDAPEPLATFLSDGGYLPHGVPLLKRVAALPGQRVCRTGLAITVDGLPMGDALDRDRRGRPLPIWQGCRLVADGELFLMNWQVRDSLDGRYFGPLPATAVIGRATPLYTDEDGDGRFVWRAPTR
- a CDS encoding Uncharacterized conserved protein, with the translated sequence MRHQSDQITVNNILQFGCISRSGDIVTKDVFLDQPPAGAALTAYDEAHLKLYVRLLDADAEKADWREVVEVLFGLDAKAEPERAQRIYTTHLDRAKWMTKSGFCELLQGRLH
- a CDS encoding plasmid segregation centromere-binding protein ParG, with product MSERFPKRSFAARPADPESWIKAPERHAPRGQPAEDFSARLTIDVTADMRGRIKIAAFQRGQTVADMLRALFEREFPPPSGEGQ
- a CDS encoding Type IV secretory pathway, VirD2 components (relaxase), with the protein product MCGASAMSGEDDFRIRPGRIRSTRAQAARPFIAQALAAAQRAGGRVSRSGQIGSGNRSRFGRGQRATVQANRLLTSRSRNTVIKTRVVRHTARAAPLSAHLSYLRREGVTRDGEKAKLFGPETEDVHPKAFAERTQDDRHHFRFIVSPEDATEMSDLKTYARDLMGQMEKDLGTKLNWVGVDHWNTDNPHVHIILRGRTDDGQDLVISRDYIKEGMRARAQDLVTQELGPRTDHEIRRNLERQIEAERWTNLDRQLARDSYRTGVVDLAPHPDRQPDEFHAMKIGRLRKLETLGLADQIGPGQWVVSDNAEATLRALGERGDIIKRIHRGLTERGIERGAASYVLAGENLNDPIVGRLVDRGLDDELKGTAYAVVDGTDGRTHHIKLPDLDAAGDSAPGSIVELRKFDDAQGRRRVALAVRSDLDIERQVSAAGATWLDRQAIARDPVALGRGGFGAEVRQAMDRRADHLVSRGLAERQSRGVSFAPGLIDQLRQREVEALGAKLAAETGRPFTKAGTGEYVAGTYRQRFTLASGRFAMIDDGLGFQLVPWSPSLERQLGQHVSGVSRGPGGVDWSFGRNRGLGM
- a CDS encoding plasmid segregation oscillating ATPase ParF; protein product: MIVALLNQKGGVGKTTLALHLAGEWTRRGQRVTLIDADPQGSALDWSQQRSREGLERLFGVVGLARDTLHREAPELARDVDHVVIDGPPRVAGLMRSALLAADLVLIPVQPSPLDGWASAEMLTLLGEARIYRPQLAARFVLNRCAARTVLARETADTLADHDPPLLSTTIGQRIVFADVVQTGRLAAEQDEDCPGAREIAALAAEVARIGA
- a CDS encoding transcriptional regulator, AlpA family; the protein is MAERAANLPPRYLRTQEAARLLGLSERTLEKHRTYGTGPTYRKLGGRVVYSVDDLQAWADRGLVTSTSDPRGGTVLPAKRQPSASASVGGRFPR
- a CDS encoding Helix-turn-helix encodes the protein MITARQFRAARALLGWTQETLADKARVSLTALKRLESTSGLEVFESTRDEVRRAFERAGIVFLNSDQGKGVLLVDAKKET
- a CDS encoding Transglycosylase SLT domain-containing protein, whose translation is MPAAPHQPAVGGRITLRRAALLLLSGLILAAPGASPAAAQQAPAERPSRSDPYGAFIAEAAQRFGVPEAWIRAVMRVESAGDVRAISSAGAMGLMQIMPATWAELRVRHRLGGNPYDPRDNILAGAAYLRDMHNRYGSPGFLAAYNAGPGRYEEYLAGRPLPSETRAYVATLAPTVGGGELAGPVVVAVADPLAWTRAPLFVVQPAGSGPAAPVQSEGAPSDVTATAPPRDQGPAASHTDGLFVARNVPGGPR
- a CDS encoding Uncharacterized conserved protein, DUF736 family → MATIGTFKKTGNNEFTGEIVTLSVQTKNVRIVPEARATGENAPSHRVFVGRAEIGAAWSKTSNEGRAYLGLKLDDPSFNAPIYANLFDDEEGETLSLIWSRPNGRRGD
- a CDS encoding Plasmid replication initiator protein; amino-acid sequence: MSARHHSSEREQLDLFRALPGDLAPRDAQDLMAYPFFALGKSKRVAPIDFKTGSVVIRVEAVPEHGMATIWDADVLIWAASQIVEARDHGLRPSRLMATTPYEILQFIGRGVSLRDYDRLKAALDRLQSTTVATSIRQPTERRLHRFSWINEWKERADGKGRPLGLELIVPDWFYAAVLDDALVLTIDRNYFGLTGGLERWLYRLVRKHGGKQEFGWRFDFPHLHAKSGSLSPLKHFAYDLRDIVRRQPLPGYRLTIEQCLGGPEILSFKPIDPHALGIPRQRRRSTKRPGDKL
- a CDS encoding Uncharacterized conserved protein, DUF736 family, which codes for MPVIGQFMRENDGFIGHLTTLSLHQDIIIVAAEPSEAENAPDYRVHVLDTMSNETGAEIGAGWKRTGEKAGEYVSLQLDDPTFEHPIRANLFQSADDKSAWGLHWNRPPKRGERD